From the Sporosarcina luteola genome, one window contains:
- a CDS encoding polysaccharide deacetylase family protein: MKNLLFKWLLVTGVLFSFHITDIITVHANEEPLINVSKQWSKTVIQDDLEEDMPDLDGGSENSGRERQQPVDLRILQQRYPDIFFLQGPTDEKRVALTFDDGPDPRFSNDVLDVLKQYNVPATFFVLGSRAVANPEIVKRMQNEGHVIGNHTYAHPNLVEESDLDTLEQEVTRTEDALNGIIGYRTKLFRPPYGFLYNELVEKLRDMNYYVIGWSVDSLDWQEDPPEVIASNVLDIIHPGAIILMHDGAELGGDRTNTIKSLQQIIPTLQEQGYEFVTVPELLNIPFKK, translated from the coding sequence ATGAAAAATCTACTATTCAAGTGGTTGTTGGTTACGGGGGTTTTATTTAGTTTTCATATAACAGATATCATAACTGTTCATGCGAATGAAGAACCCTTGATAAATGTATCGAAACAATGGTCAAAAACGGTCATACAAGATGATCTGGAAGAAGATATGCCTGACCTTGACGGAGGATCTGAAAATTCCGGGCGGGAACGTCAGCAGCCTGTTGACCTAAGAATTTTACAACAGCGGTATCCAGATATTTTTTTCTTGCAAGGCCCTACCGATGAAAAACGAGTTGCTTTAACTTTTGATGATGGTCCTGACCCGCGTTTTTCAAATGATGTATTAGATGTATTGAAACAGTACAATGTACCAGCAACATTTTTTGTGTTAGGTTCAAGAGCCGTTGCAAATCCTGAAATTGTCAAGCGCATGCAAAACGAGGGTCATGTAATCGGAAACCATACGTATGCCCATCCTAACCTTGTCGAAGAATCCGACCTCGATACCCTAGAGCAGGAAGTAACTCGAACGGAGGACGCTCTTAACGGCATTATTGGGTACCGTACAAAATTATTTAGACCTCCATATGGCTTCTTATACAATGAATTAGTCGAAAAGCTACGCGACATGAACTATTACGTGATTGGCTGGTCGGTTGATTCGTTGGATTGGCAGGAAGACCCGCCGGAAGTTATTGCTTCAAATGTGTTAGACATTATTCATCCAGGCGCGATTATTCTCATGCACGATGGGGCAGAATTGGGTGGAGATCGGACCAATACAATCAAATCGCTGCAGCAGATTATTCCGACACTACAAGAGCAAGGGTACGAGTTTGTCACAGTTCCGGAATTGTTGAATATTCCCTTTAAGAAATAG